The Saxibacter everestensis genome has a window encoding:
- a CDS encoding purine-nucleoside phosphorylase, producing MTDLNSAETDPFALADQAAAVIADRSGVARHDIALVLGSGWSTAADLLGETLAEIPSTELPGFSAPSVVGHVGTIRSVRINETGKHALVLGARTHFYENKGVRAVVHPIRTAAAAGAGTLVLTNGCGGLNPDWAPGTPVLIEDHINLTSASPLEGATFVDLTDLYSARLRDLAHAVDDSLAEGVYVQFRGPHYETPAEVRFAERIGGDLVGMSTALEAIAARHAGMEILGISLVTNLAAGISPVPLSHQEVIEAGQAAAPRLGALLAEIARKL from the coding sequence GTGACTGATCTGAATTCGGCTGAAACCGACCCATTTGCCCTCGCCGACCAGGCTGCCGCCGTGATCGCCGATCGTTCCGGAGTTGCCCGGCACGATATCGCGCTGGTACTCGGCTCCGGCTGGTCCACCGCCGCCGATCTCCTGGGCGAAACCCTCGCAGAAATTCCAAGCACTGAGCTGCCTGGCTTTTCCGCGCCGAGTGTCGTCGGCCACGTCGGCACGATTCGATCAGTTCGGATCAACGAAACAGGCAAGCACGCGCTGGTCCTCGGTGCCCGCACCCATTTCTACGAGAACAAGGGCGTGCGGGCGGTCGTGCACCCGATCCGCACTGCGGCAGCCGCGGGTGCCGGAACGCTCGTGCTGACGAATGGCTGCGGTGGCCTGAATCCGGACTGGGCACCGGGCACCCCGGTGCTGATCGAGGACCATATCAACCTGACCAGCGCCTCACCGCTGGAAGGAGCGACGTTCGTCGATCTCACGGATCTGTATTCGGCCCGGCTGCGCGACCTGGCTCATGCAGTCGACGATTCCCTGGCCGAAGGCGTCTACGTGCAGTTCCGCGGCCCGCACTACGAGACTCCGGCGGAGGTCCGGTTCGCCGAACGGATCGGCGGCGATCTGGTCGGCATGTCCACGGCGCTCGAGGCCATTGCGGCACGGCACGCCGGAATGGAAATTCTCGGCATCTCCCTGGTCACCAACCTCGCAGCCGGCATCAGCCCGGTCCCGCTCAGCCACCAGGAGGTTATCGAGGCCGGTCAGGCAGCGGCGCCACGACTCGGCGCGCTTCTCGCGGAGATAGCCCGAAAGCTGTAA
- the deoC gene encoding deoxyribose-phosphate aldolase has translation MPTYAEVAGLIDHTLLKPEATRADVDLLIAEAIDLGVLAICVSPSMLPVTAEGVVVATVVGFPSGKHHSAIKAAEAALAIEQGADEIDMVIDIGSALAGDISGVEADIAAVRAATPAPALLKVIIESAALDDDTIVAVCQAAMSAGADFVKTSTGFHPAGGASEHAVALMAKTVGSRLGVKASGGIRTTEAAEAMLRAGATRLGLSGSRAVLDGLGR, from the coding sequence ATGCCTACCTACGCCGAAGTCGCTGGTCTGATCGACCATACCCTGCTGAAACCCGAGGCCACCCGCGCCGATGTCGACCTGCTGATTGCCGAGGCAATCGACCTCGGCGTGCTGGCCATCTGCGTCTCACCCTCCATGTTGCCAGTGACCGCCGAGGGAGTCGTGGTGGCGACCGTGGTCGGGTTCCCCTCAGGTAAGCATCATTCCGCGATCAAGGCCGCCGAAGCCGCGCTGGCCATCGAGCAGGGCGCGGATGAAATCGACATGGTGATCGACATCGGTTCGGCGCTCGCCGGGGATATCTCAGGGGTCGAGGCGGACATTGCAGCGGTCCGTGCTGCCACCCCGGCACCCGCGCTGCTCAAGGTGATCATCGAGTCCGCCGCGCTCGACGACGACACGATTGTCGCCGTCTGCCAGGCTGCGATGAGCGCCGGCGCGGACTTCGTCAAAACCTCCACCGGATTCCACCCGGCAGGCGGGGCGAGCGAGCACGCCGTGGCGCTGATGGCGAAGACCGTGGGCTCTCGCCTCGGCGTCAAGGCAAGCGGCGGTATCCGCACCACCGAGGCTGCCGAGGCGATGCTCCGGGCGGGTGCGACCCGGCTCGGCCTCTCGGGGTCCCGGGCCGTTCTCGACGGACTGGGGCGGTAG
- a CDS encoding sensor histidine kinase: MSTLGNLLHEEGVSSEHDAEWLHLLVGDWQLIADLSFADLVLWVPSRTEHRDGDFRAVAHCRPSTGVTVYHDDVVGGHIAKTQRQMVQRAYSTASWVRALQPGWQAGLPVREEAVPVVRNGRVIAVLTRHSNLAAARAPSRLELTYMECAGELLRMISQGAFPDVSAPTGARRGAPRVGDGLVLLDVEGVVVYTSPNALSLLHRLGHIGEVEGESLAEVVSDLLEERRPVDESLPLVLTGRAPWRSDVEARGVALSLRAIPFTQAGQRTGAIVLARDVSELRRRERELMSKDATIREMHHRVKNNLTTVAALLRLQARRMTTSEAREALEEAMRRVSIIAVVHDTLSQGVDSSVDFDEVVDKGLRVTPDLAVPSSNIRVKREGSFGAISSGDATALALALTELVTNAVEHALPDGEGSVWVRPVRDGAHLQVIVADDGVGLPEQGGPGNGLGTQIVKALIGGELNGTIIWRDRDGGGTEAVISIELRKDE, translated from the coding sequence GTGAGCACGCTCGGCAACCTACTGCACGAGGAAGGTGTCAGCTCAGAGCATGACGCCGAGTGGCTGCATCTTCTGGTCGGAGACTGGCAGCTGATAGCGGACCTTTCATTCGCCGACCTGGTGCTCTGGGTGCCGAGCCGGACCGAGCATCGGGACGGTGATTTCCGTGCGGTAGCGCACTGCCGGCCGAGTACTGGTGTCACCGTGTACCACGACGACGTCGTCGGCGGCCACATCGCGAAGACGCAGCGCCAGATGGTGCAACGGGCGTACTCGACGGCCAGCTGGGTCCGGGCGCTGCAGCCGGGCTGGCAGGCCGGGCTGCCGGTGCGCGAAGAGGCGGTTCCGGTTGTCCGTAACGGGCGGGTAATTGCCGTGCTCACCCGGCATAGCAACCTGGCCGCAGCTCGGGCGCCAAGCCGGCTCGAACTGACGTACATGGAGTGTGCGGGGGAGCTGCTCCGGATGATCTCCCAGGGCGCGTTCCCGGACGTCTCCGCCCCGACCGGGGCCCGTCGCGGTGCGCCGCGGGTGGGTGACGGTCTGGTGCTGCTGGACGTCGAGGGAGTCGTTGTCTACACAAGTCCCAACGCGCTGTCCCTGCTGCACCGGCTCGGTCACATCGGTGAGGTCGAAGGCGAATCGCTCGCGGAAGTCGTCAGCGACCTGCTGGAGGAACGGCGGCCAGTCGATGAGTCCCTGCCGCTGGTGCTGACCGGCCGCGCGCCATGGCGCTCCGATGTCGAGGCCCGCGGAGTCGCCCTGTCGCTCCGGGCGATTCCCTTCACCCAGGCCGGTCAGCGAACCGGCGCGATTGTGCTTGCCCGCGATGTGTCCGAGCTGCGCCGGCGGGAGCGCGAGCTGATGAGCAAGGACGCGACGATCCGCGAAATGCATCATCGGGTGAAGAACAACCTGACTACCGTGGCCGCCCTGCTACGGCTGCAGGCGAGGCGAATGACGACGAGTGAGGCCCGGGAAGCGCTGGAAGAGGCAATGCGCCGGGTCTCGATTATCGCCGTGGTGCACGACACCCTTTCCCAGGGCGTGGACAGTAGCGTGGACTTTGACGAAGTTGTCGACAAGGGTCTCAGGGTGACTCCTGACCTCGCCGTGCCGTCGTCGAACATTAGGGTGAAGCGCGAGGGCTCGTTCGGCGCGATCAGCAGCGGGGACGCTACCGCCCTGGCCCTCGCGCTGACGGAGCTGGTCACCAACGCCGTCGAGCATGCTCTCCCGGATGGCGAGGGATCGGTGTGGGTGCGTCCGGTTCGCGATGGCGCCCACCTGCAGGTCATCGTCGCGGACGATGGCGTAGGCCTTCCCGAACAGGGCGGACCCGGCAACGGGCTGGGAACGCAGATCGTCAAGGCCCTGATCGGCGGCGAGCTCAACGGCACGATCATCTGGCGTGACCGGGATGGTGGCGGCACGGAAGCGGTTATCTCGATCGAACTGCGCAAGGACGAATAG
- a CDS encoding WhiB family transcriptional regulator codes for MDWRHRAACLDEDPELFFPIGNTGPALLQIEEAKSVCRRCEVVDTCLQWALESGQDAGVWGGLSEDERRALKRRAARARRAS; via the coding sequence ATGGACTGGCGCCATCGCGCAGCCTGCCTAGATGAAGACCCTGAGCTCTTCTTCCCCATCGGTAATACCGGACCGGCTCTGCTGCAGATCGAAGAGGCCAAGAGCGTCTGCCGACGCTGCGAGGTCGTTGATACCTGCCTGCAGTGGGCATTGGAGTCCGGCCAGGACGCTGGTGTATGGGGCGGTCTCAGCGAGGACGAGCGTCGGGCACTCAAACGCCGCGCCGCCCGTGCCCGCCGGGCTAGCTAG
- a CDS encoding uridine kinase family protein, which yields MPSPDSRPSRRIVLLTGPSGVGKTSLTRRLGLPVVALDDFYRDHDDPGLPRRFGIVDWDSAGSWNADAAAASLRQLCNDGKADIPVYDIPTSRRTGIVHVDVGAARTIIAEGLFADEVISRLSDSDCVAAAICLARPRIKTFTFRLLRDLSESRKSLTTLIRRGWALMRTEPQIVARYQSAGFISQTPQQAYATIRALDAAAKASN from the coding sequence GTGCCCTCCCCCGACTCCAGACCTTCCCGCCGGATCGTCCTGCTCACCGGCCCAAGTGGCGTCGGAAAGACCTCGCTGACCAGACGGCTCGGCCTGCCGGTTGTGGCCCTGGACGATTTCTACCGCGACCATGACGATCCGGGGCTGCCCCGCCGCTTCGGCATCGTCGACTGGGACTCGGCCGGGAGCTGGAACGCCGACGCAGCGGCAGCGAGTCTTCGGCAACTCTGCAACGATGGCAAGGCAGATATCCCGGTGTATGACATCCCGACTTCACGCCGGACCGGCATCGTCCATGTCGACGTCGGTGCCGCAAGGACGATTATCGCCGAAGGCCTGTTCGCCGACGAGGTGATCAGCCGGCTGTCTGATTCGGATTGCGTCGCCGCAGCGATCTGCCTCGCCCGGCCCCGGATCAAGACCTTCACCTTTCGTCTGCTGCGTGACCTCTCGGAATCCAGGAAGTCGTTGACCACCCTGATCCGGCGAGGCTGGGCGCTGATGCGCACCGAACCGCAGATCGTTGCCCGCTATCAGAGCGCCGGCTTCATCAGCCAGACTCCGCAGCAGGCGTATGCGACGATCCGCGCCCTTGATGCCGCGGCGAAAGCCAGTAACTGA
- a CDS encoding phospho-sugar mutase: MTTLPPDIADAAKAWLTEDPDQKNVSELGTLIDRAEAGDLVAGAEIQDRFGQSLAFGTAGLRGAMSAGPNRMNRVVVARAAAGLSAYLLECAAGSYRPRVVIGYDARHNSARFAHDSAAIMTAAGIEVLMLSQARPTPVLAFAVQRLEAEAGVMVTASHNPAIDNGYKVYLGGRMVAAHERGAQIVEPHDRRIAEKIAQVGRYSSIRRADGWTTLAPTRIEGYLSQAVRRALPGGSRDLSIVYTPMHGVGKEVALAALQRAGFHDVHVVAEQADPDPEFPTVPFPNPEEPGALDLAIQAAVERHADIIIANDPDADRCAVAVPTHDGEFRQLSGDEVGSLLGWYIARGMSDEDKRAGVFANSIVSSRQLAAIAAAADISHRETLTGFKWISRVKNLVFGYEEALGYCVDPESVRDKDGISTAVLIADLAAELDNEGLALLDVLDELAAQHGVHLTQPVTIRVEDLSRIHELLRKVAAEPPAELAGSPVTEIIDLAAGSTDLPPTPGFRYLTEDNSRVIIRPSGTEPKLKCYLEVVEQLSGDRLAEARATAAKRLRLLVNDVEEMLGV, from the coding sequence ATGACAACTCTTCCCCCCGACATTGCCGATGCCGCCAAAGCCTGGCTGACGGAAGACCCTGACCAGAAGAACGTCTCGGAACTCGGCACGCTGATCGATCGTGCCGAGGCGGGAGACCTGGTTGCCGGCGCTGAAATCCAGGACAGGTTCGGTCAGTCCCTGGCTTTCGGCACCGCCGGTCTGCGCGGCGCCATGTCGGCAGGCCCGAACCGGATGAACCGGGTCGTGGTTGCTCGTGCGGCCGCGGGCCTCAGCGCCTATCTGCTTGAGTGCGCCGCCGGCAGCTACCGTCCCCGAGTTGTCATCGGTTACGACGCCCGGCACAACTCCGCGCGGTTCGCGCACGACAGCGCCGCAATCATGACCGCAGCCGGGATCGAGGTGCTGATGCTTTCGCAGGCCCGGCCGACGCCTGTGCTCGCCTTCGCCGTGCAGCGCCTTGAAGCGGAGGCCGGAGTAATGGTCACGGCCAGCCACAATCCGGCGATTGACAACGGGTACAAGGTCTACCTCGGCGGCCGGATGGTAGCCGCCCATGAGCGGGGCGCACAGATCGTAGAGCCGCATGACCGGCGTATTGCGGAAAAGATCGCCCAGGTCGGCCGGTATTCCTCGATCCGCCGGGCGGACGGTTGGACGACTCTTGCGCCTACCCGGATCGAGGGCTATCTCAGTCAGGCGGTTCGGCGGGCCCTGCCCGGCGGATCGCGGGATCTGTCGATTGTGTACACGCCCATGCATGGAGTGGGAAAAGAGGTCGCGCTGGCCGCGCTCCAGCGCGCCGGTTTCCACGACGTTCATGTTGTCGCAGAGCAGGCCGATCCCGATCCGGAATTTCCAACCGTGCCGTTCCCGAACCCGGAAGAGCCGGGAGCGCTGGATCTCGCCATCCAGGCGGCCGTCGAACGGCACGCGGACATCATCATTGCAAACGACCCGGACGCGGATCGCTGCGCCGTGGCTGTGCCGACCCACGACGGCGAGTTCCGCCAGCTCAGCGGCGACGAGGTCGGCTCGCTGCTTGGCTGGTACATTGCCCGCGGCATGAGCGACGAGGACAAGCGGGCGGGCGTCTTTGCGAACTCGATCGTCTCCTCTCGCCAGCTGGCCGCAATTGCTGCGGCCGCGGACATCAGTCACCGGGAGACCCTTACCGGGTTCAAATGGATTTCGCGGGTGAAGAATCTCGTTTTCGGCTATGAGGAAGCGCTCGGGTACTGCGTCGACCCCGAAAGCGTCCGGGACAAGGACGGCATCTCGACAGCGGTGCTGATCGCCGATCTGGCCGCCGAACTGGACAACGAGGGCCTCGCCCTGCTCGATGTGCTCGATGAGCTCGCCGCCCAGCATGGCGTGCACCTCACCCAGCCGGTGACAATCCGGGTGGAGGACCTGAGTCGGATCCACGAGCTGCTGCGCAAGGTTGCCGCCGAACCGCCGGCAGAGCTGGCGGGCAGCCCGGTCACCGAGATCATCGACCTCGCGGCGGGCAGCACCGATCTCCCGCCGACGCCGGGCTTCCGCTACCTGACCGAAGACAATAGCCGGGTGATCATCCGGCCATCCGGAACCGAACCCAAACTCAAGTGCTACCTCGAAGTAGTCGAGCAGCTCAGCGGAGACCGGTTAGCGGAGGCACGCGCAACAGCCGCCAAACGCTTGCGGCTCCTGGTCAACGATGTCGAGGAAATGCTCGGCGTCTGA
- a CDS encoding gamma carbonic anhydrase family protein, whose protein sequence is MNSTPENLSASLFSVNGTAPVIDETAWVAPGATLIGDVKVGAGSSVFYGVVIRADRAPITIGEGTNLQDGTVMHADPGFPATIGDRVSVGHRALLHGCTVEDDVLVGMSATLLNGSHVGSGSLIAAGAVVLEGTVIPPNSLVAGVPAKVRRELTEEDRERVVQNAVTYQEISALHRDHVRPVTR, encoded by the coding sequence ATGAACAGCACGCCTGAGAATTTATCCGCATCCCTTTTCAGCGTAAACGGCACCGCGCCGGTGATAGACGAGACCGCCTGGGTCGCTCCGGGCGCCACCCTGATAGGTGACGTCAAGGTCGGCGCGGGATCTAGCGTCTTCTATGGCGTCGTGATCCGAGCCGACCGCGCCCCGATTACGATCGGCGAAGGCACGAACCTGCAGGACGGCACCGTGATGCACGCGGATCCTGGTTTTCCGGCCACTATCGGGGACCGGGTTTCGGTTGGGCACCGTGCGTTGCTGCATGGCTGCACGGTGGAAGACGATGTGCTGGTCGGGATGAGCGCAACGCTGCTGAACGGCTCACATGTCGGCAGCGGGTCGCTGATCGCCGCAGGGGCCGTGGTGCTGGAGGGCACTGTGATCCCGCCGAACTCCCTGGTCGCCGGTGTTCCGGCGAAGGTACGGCGTGAGCTGACCGAAGAAGACCGCGAACGTGTCGTGCAGAATGCGGTGACCTATCAGGAAATCAGCGCATTGCACCGGGATCATGTCCGTCCGGTGACCAGGTGA